The nucleotide sequence CATGATAACTTTGATCAGATTGGGCTTGCACAGAAGGTGATGGCTGGTTGCACTTAAGTTGTCTTTCTTCGTTGTTATCATGTCTGATAATAGTTCCATTACTTGTTTTTTCTGTTTGAGCAGATAGAGAAACACGAGCTACTAGAGATGAGGCGCGTCGCTGCTTCTATCTATAAAAAGGCTGGTCGGTGGAAGCAATCCATTGCGCTATCGAAGAAAGATAATCTATACAAAGACGCAATGGAAACAGCCTCACAATCTGGGGATCGTGAACTTGCTGAGGAGTTGCTTGTTTACTTCATTGAACAGGTACCTGTGGTTAGGATTTAAAGATGTGGCTGTACCTATCCTCTCTCCACCAAACCACTACCAACTACGCCATAATCCCAAAATAGTTGAACTTGTTTGTATGATTCATCAATatccttttttctcaatttggacCTGTTTTTTCCAATATTCGTGAATCTTCTAAGAGAACTTACTCTCAGGCTCTTTAAGTCTCAAACTTATTATCCTAGGGCATAAATCTTTGAACAAACAAAAAAGACTTTAGCAAGCACCAGACTTAATGTGAGTGTTTCAACTAGGCTAAGCTTAATCCAACTAATTGGTATCATCCCACCAGAAAAAAGGAGGGAAGAGACTAGAAATCCAAAGAAGATTAATGAACTTTGCATCTATTATAACACATCAGTACATATTAACTGTTTTAAACCATGAAGGTCTCGCTGAAGGTTAAATGTGGCTGTGGGGGTAAATATTCTGGCGCCTTGGAGATCCTGATAATTTGTTATTCGAACATTTTATTGCCACTAGATAGGTAACTTGGTCAGCTGACATTTCTCGGACTTGTAATCAATGAAGCAGTTAATTCTCAACCTAGTTGCGATTGGCTATGTGAATCTTAGACTATTTTTCTGTAGGCTGTCTCGATTATCTGTATTGATTCCTGGCTATGCTTTTGGGGGATAGCATATGCAGAGTTGTCTTAAACTATTAAAGATCGAGGGGAATTTTTTTTGCTTGGGAAGTAACAGACAGAACTTACTAAATTTTTCTTGGAACTGATAGTAATGTTGATTTCATTAATAGTGCATTTGGTTAAAGCTCATCGAATCTGTAAATATTTACTGTGGTGGAAAATGCATTCAATCTTCTAATTCTTATTGTGTACTTTTGCAGGGAAAGAAAGAATGTTTTGCATCATGCCTATTTGTTTGCTATGATTTGATTCGCCCAGATGTTGCGCTTGAGCTAGCATGGATGAATAATATGATCGACTTTGCATTCCCTTATCTGTTACAGGTACCCCCTCACCTCCTTCCCTTTCTGTGTCTGTGCAGTTCTGCATTTGTTTATTGCATCATCTGCTTTTAGGGAGAGTTATAGCTGCATTAGGGAGAGTTATAGATACGTGTTAAATTTTGACGGGCATCACGCGATGGATGGATTCTCTTATATTGCATCCTTGGCAGTTTGCATTTAGTGGTTTATATCTTTAAAGTATACTTCTGTATAAGGAAGTCTTATCACCAATCTGAGACTAGCATCGGCCACTTGTTTGACAAGTCAACATCCTAAACCCTTGATCTGCCCTCAGCATCTTTTAAAACATGTAATTTTTTTCATCAGTAATtagaacataattttttttcaattaaccTCTGTATAGTGCTCCTCTTttacatgggttgtggtgcagtggatggggctgctccacccttaaccagaggtcgagggttcgatcctggGTACAGAGAAAACTGTTAGGGAACACTTccccccgaatggggccctacgaggcgcgaatccggattagtcgggctccaatgcgggtaccggacaccggatgggaaacaaaaaaaaaaaaaaaaaaactttgcacGACTTTTTAGATAAACTCTCTAATGTGTACCTTCTACCTTCTCTTTCCCCCTCGTAAGTTTGTTGTCTGCCTTAGTTTTTTGAATTTCCAGTAGTCAAGTGCTATCTGCAATCACATTCTAATTTGGGTCCTTTCTGGCGCAGTTTATACGTGAATACACTGGCAAGGTAGATGAGCTGATAAAGGATAAGATTGAGGCCCAAAAAGAAGCGATGGCCAAAGAGAATGAAGAGAAGGATGTTATGAAGCAGCAGGTAGTTACTGACTTGTCTATGATGAATGTATTTGCTGATTTTCCTGTTTTTTAGCCTGGGTGGTCACAGAAGTTGCAGTGTGTTTTGTTGCTGTTTTGACAAGTACCATATTACATGCATGGCTGTGGCAAATTGACCCTCTCTTTTATGTGATTATCATCTCAACCAGGCCTTGCTAATCCTGTTCATTTTTTTGGTTGCAGAATATGTATGCACAACTGCTGCCTCTGGCTTTGCCTGCTCCGCCAATGCCAGGTATGGGAGGTCCTGGTATGGGTGGAGGTTTCACTCCACCACCGCCTCCAATGGGTGGAATGGGTATGCCTCCGATGCCTCCATTTGGTATGCCACCTATGGGTTCCTACTAATCTGATGGTGTAACCACACTGGTGTAAACAAACTTTACGAAGAGAGAACAcagtcgtttttttttttttgttttattttatttagtcttCCCCTCCGATCTTTATCTAGTACCTTGCAGTTAGTTGCTGCGTGGAAAAAGTGGAAACTAAGAGAAATAATTGGTTCTGTCGTGTGTCATAGTGTGTTGATATATCCTTGTAATATTCTTTTAGAAACGGCATTTTTTGCAGTTAGGCAGCAAATTGAGGATGGTAGTTTTGACCACTATGTAAAAATGCATCATATTGCTTTAACTGTTTTTTTGTGGGTTGTTTTTTAATGTTCTTCAGCTGCTGTAAGTGATTGCACATTAATTTGTTCATGCTCTCATTTAGTTTAGACAAGTCTCATCTCATTTGTTACTATTGTGATGTCTTCAGTTTTTGTCGTCTCTGTTTCTGCTGGGGATGGTATTGAGTTCTTTGTTTACGATTTGGACTGCAATGTTAAGTTTGAATCCTGGCTGACTAAACTGGTTGTCTTCTTTGTACCTCTACTAGTTCATTTTGAAAAAGAGTAAAATGATAATCTTGATGAACTATTGCAGGAATGATGAAACACCCTCAAAAACAGTCTTAAATAGATCAAAAGTTACAGAAGTTCTGGAAAGATGAGtttgttattaatattttttccagaAGTGGCAGTTTGcatattttataattgtgtaATTATGGGTCAATATCGTGTTGCATAGATCTAAAAGGAGAAAGTGTGTTCTTGGTTATTCTACTGTAAAGGTAAGGTATTCGggaagtttcatgaaaattgaatttggTCCAAATCAAGAACGTCTAAACGTGAATGCTCTGTCCAGCTACTGAGCATCATCTAAGTTAAACCCATATAAAGAAAAGGAACCTGTGCCTAAACTAAATGCCACTTTCTCTGTCTCAAAAAGAATTTgacttattttcctttttattcgttttaaaaagaatgttcctttttctttttttatttgaaacaCTTTAATTATAGCCTTTTACGTGgcatgtttaagatcacaagattagaaggtattttggtatatttgatataattttaatttaagattaaaagattcaaaagttttctttattttttcttaaatttcatgcaaaatcaaaataggtcattgtttttaaacggagggagtaagaattttcttcttgttcttgcttACTAGATTTCTTTGTTAATTTATATAGTATGACTTGACCTCATCTTATTGAGAGGGGTTTTGTGTGCGCTTGGGTGGTTTTTTTTTGGGTGAGGGGTGAGGGGTGAGGGGTGAGGGGGGTGCATGAATTTAGGGCCAAAATATCAGTTCTCAATAGCTCTTGCTTACTACTGCAATACTGGAATTCCCCAAAGCAACAATGTGGGTTCTCCAGTTTAGGGGTAAATTTAGTCATTAGAACTTTGATTTAAATGAGAAAAATGTTCCTTTATGTTTGGGCGAGTTCAAAATAGTTCCTTAAATATATTTTGAGCAGCCAAATttgtctttaatttctcaaattcaaattaattaatgattaaaaaaatcacaaaggaTTAATCATTGGAAATAAGGTGATTGACATATACTGTGCAGCTGTCTTTGCTTTTTCCTTGggactaaaagaaataaagactTGTCTCAAGAAGGTTAACTATTAATTTAGCTCAAAAAATTTGTCCCAAGGTTTGGCCTCAGGGGTGGTAGAGGAAGACGTGTTGATAGAgttggtaggctgagggttgggtcttggaatatagggactcttcagGGTTAGTctatagagcttgtgaagattcttagaaagaggaggattaatattgcgtgtgttcaagagaccaagtgggtagggtttaaggctagggatgtggatggttacaagctttggtactctgggagcgagaggcgtaggaatggagttggcatcttagtagatgaagagcttagaggtcaggtagtagaggtaaagaggatcagcgataggttgatgactattaagttggtcattggaggtttaccctgaacgtgtgtagttcTTATGCACTGCAAGTAGGCTTGGATGGGGaagagaagatgcggttttgggaggctttggatgaggtggtgagaggcgtgcctagctcggagaagattgttgtagctggagatttcaatgggcacatcggggcgttaccgggaaGCTTtagtgatgtgcatggtggttttggttttaggaaaagaaatgaagagggagctactctattggagtttgcgaggtcctttgggctggtggtggtgaaatggagcttcccgaagaaggacgatcacctgatcaccttccgaagcgcgatagccaagacccagattgactttttgttgcttaggaaaggggataaggtgttgtgtaaggactgtaaggtcatcccgagtgagaatctttcgacccagcatacgCTTTTGGTTATgaatttgggtataaagaaggataggaagagaaggggtgaggagtgtagacctggaattaagtggggcggcttgacgccagtgaatgcgtgggagataggggagaagttggcgggaatgggggtgtggcaatgtaggggggacgtggatagtaagtgggatagggtggctaggtgcatcagggagaatgctagtgaggtgtcgggtgtttctaggggccgggccgggcatcatcgggggAATTGgcggtggaatgaagaggttaagaagaaagtgagaccaagaaaggggcgtatgctaagttggttgagagtaaggacgaagaagagaagcgggtaaatagGAAAaagtataagttagctaggaaggacgctaagttagcagttacaacGGCTAAGACGGCAacatttgagagcttgtatgcggggttacaggagaaaggagggaaaaaaagttgtttagactcgctaaggctagggagagaaagggtcgtgacctcgatcaggtgaagtgcattaagggggaggacggtacagtgttggtggaggacgaccacattaagaatagatggcagtcgtatttttataggctcttgaatgacgaaggggatagagctattgggTTAGGGGAGCTGGAACACTCAGAGGAGTGTcttgattttagttattgtagacgttttaaggtagaggaggttagagaggctgttcgcaggatgcgaaggagtagggcgacggggcctgatgagatacctgtggatttttggaagttttctggcgagactggtttaaggtggttgactggattgtttaacggAATTTTCAAGACGACGAAAATgtccgaggcttggaggtggagtactatgatccctctttataagaacaagggtgacattcagagttccaataactataggggtattaagttattgagtcactctatgaagatttaggagagagtggtcgaggtgaggctgagatggatagtgtctatttcggagaaccagtttggatttatccCTGGCCGCTctacgacggaggcaattcacctggtacggaggctggtggaacagtatagggaaagaaagaaggacctgcacatggtatTTATTGACTTGGAGAaagcatacgacaaagtccccagggaggtgctttggagatgcttggaggtgagtggagtcccggtggcatatatcagagcaattaaggacatgtatgatagagctaaaactcaggtgaggatggcgggaggagactcagagcatttcactgtcttgacaggattgcatcagggatctactcttagtcccttttgtttgctttggtgatggatgtgttgacgcggcgtattcaaggagaggtgccttggtgtatgctttttgcagatgatatagttttgattgatgagacgcggggggagggggggagggggtgtgaatgataaattagaggtgtggagacaaactcttgagtctaaagggttcaggttgagtaggagcaagacagagtatttgaaatgcaagtttaatgacgtgaggctggagaatgaggtggtagtgaagttggaatcacaagTGGTATGTAAGATGGATAGTTTCAaatatctcgggtccgtgattcagggtaacggtgagattgacgaggaggtatcgcaccgtattggggtgggatggatgaagtggaagctcgcttcgggggtgttgtgtgataagaaggtgccgcccaagcttaaaggcaaattttacagggtggcagtctgtccggccatgttgtatggagcggagtgttggccagttaagaactcccacattcaaaaataaaGGTGAcgaaaatgcggatgttgcgttggatgtgtgggctgactagggggatagagttcggaatgagactatcagggagaaggttggtgtgactccagtggagaataagatgcgggaagtccgattgagatagttcggacacgtgatgaggaggggcatggatgccccggttcgtaggtatgggagactagctttggatgattttaggtggggtaggggtaggccgaagaagtactggggagaggtaattaggcgggacatggagcagttacagctcactgaggacatgaccctagataggaagatctggaagacgcgaattagaGCAGAaagctagggtcagtttgggtagCTAGTGTAGGGagttacttggtgggggtattattcttgttatgataccttgtttcatgctttattacgagtctgtttacttttctctatttactattacttgtgggtgtcatatttatgttatgccatcttgttccatgctttactatgaatttatttagtattccgtgtctcgagccgggggcctatcggaaacaacctttctacttctttagaggtagaggtatggactgcatacatcttaccctccccagacctcactatgtgggaatacactgggtttgttattgttgagGAATTCAAAATTGAAGTTGGCAATTATTTTCAACTATACTTTTAACAACAAAGAAGTTCTTTTAATATTGTTCAACTCTCAAAAAGAACATCTAATGAATAGGAGATTACTTAATAAATTATACCTTATGTTTACTTTTTTGATAGATGTAAAACGCGCTAAAACGGTGGTTAAAATAAAACTTATATCATAAGGAATAAATATATCATACAATTGAGGTTGTTAGGTATACATGACAAAAAAGCTCTTGCAACGACATTATTGGaccataaaaaaaatatcataaccataacAAGCTTAATTTGGACAGCTCGATGCATCAAACATTCTGCTTGGAAAGGACCGGGTTTCAAGAAATGTGATTTAGACAATCTACTTAATATAAATATCCGTAACTGCTTTCACAACTCGAACCCTCTATAGGTTACACACGGACACGGCTTATTTAGGAGGACAATAAGTTGGTCGAAAAGCCAAAGGACCAGCAGTATAAATTACAGCTTTATAATCACTTCGATCAATTACTTTATCTTCAAATCTTAATGGTGCACCATTAATCCCATAATTGATATTACTAAAAACATTGCAATTTTCTTGAGGAGAATTGACCAATTTTACATGACAAGATTGAAGTGGATGGTCAAGATATGAATGTCCCATTTTGTAACCTTGTAACTCTGCATAGAAATAACCATATGCATTTGTTTCAAATGCTTTGTaaaaattcactcttttcttgtgatcttTGCATATGACACTAATTTTGGCTGATCCAACTGGCTTTGCCCCTGATAATGACCATGATCCATAGGCATCACAACTTTGACAATAGACCATGCCTTCGATCACCACGGTCGTCTCAACAGGCTGGGCCGGGCCACGACCATACGCAAAGGTAAGTGGAAACCAGCCCAGTGCCATGAGGAGGGACGAGACGATTAGGATGAATTGGATTCTCATTGCCATGTTGTGTGAAaatttttggaatgttttcttgATGATGTTAATTGCATTGATCAAAAATgattcctatatatatatatagttattggAATGGCattggaatattttttaaaattaatgacGTGAAAGCTACTAAGTGTGTTGGTTAAAGTTGAAAGATTCATGTATCCTTAGATTTGCTTGCTAACGTGATGACCATTTTCTCAATGTTTTTATAACTTCGACATAATAATTGATTAATTAAGTTGAAGTGGTTGACTCTGTATGTGGGTACGCATTCAGTTCGGACACATGGCCTCATTTGGAGTAAACCACGTGGCAAGTATTAACTGGTCCCAAACATCCTTAATAGAACCGCTCTCCAAGGGAGAAAAGAAAAGGAGCTTAATCGGACCGAATTCACTTGACTTTAATCCTTATTTCACAAATTTAGTTTTCTTTGCATTCTCACGATTTTTCCAGCAAATATACTCCTTTGTTTATTAAAAGCACTAGACACCGAGGCCCGTGCTATATGCTatgtttttatcttaatttatgtgacataaatataatttatataatcaatcatatttttaatatatttataaatattttaagctgttaactattgtaatttataataatttttatgtattttttaaataatatatattactctccttgtccaaactttgaCATCTGTGTCATTGATagtcaaatatattttaaaaataatttaagtttttaattattgaaatttataatattttttcttttattccaatttaagtgatgATGATATAATTTCGATAATCAACCAAATATGTtatatcttttagtttttttaattcattaattattgtgatttatagtattttttataaatatataacaaattaattttttttagatgtttaatttgttaactattataatttataatactttctatgtaattttcaattaatatatgttactctctttgtctaaacttttatggcattgatagtcaattatattttaaaaaaaaattagatttttaattattatgatttataatactttttcttctattccaatttaagtggtacTGATATAATTCCGAGAGTCcgacaaatattttatatcttttaaattttttaagttgttaattattatgatttatactgTTTTTTACGTAtgttttttgtctcaatttatgtgacacaaataaactttaaatagtcagttatttttttaatatatttttagatattttaagttgttagctattgtaatttataatacctttttcacactgtaatttatcattttaagccgttagctattgtaatttataatactctccttgtccaaatttatggcattgatagtcaattatattttaaaaataatttaagtttttaattattactgcataatttataatactttttcttctatttcaatttaagtgacattgatataatttcgagaatcaaccaaatatcacgattgaagtcaCGAAGTaggcatgtcttaaatgactcataataactaattagaagtgatataataaaattgctACAAAAAATACTCGTGAAAATTTTTTATGTCGACATCATATAGAATtgcaagttaatttaaaatatcaagagttaatttatcattttatgtatattttatattttttttattaaatattattaattttttaatagttaagcgatttgtaataattaattaggagtgacatagtaaaattatggttgaagcagttgaaacagacatgtcataaatatctattttatttttttaattaaatattattaattttttaatacttaaaagtcatataataattaattagaagtaacataataaaatcatggagcaCGCAGGTGAATTGATCGGCAAGGAATACGACGGGAGCTCCTCAACTGCCTCTAAgagaatttaagttatataaatGGTCAGTAGTTGACAACTCGAAGAAAAATTTAGACTTTTAAGTTTTATAGATTCAACTTTTACCGTCGAacgcattttttttttttaaattattgattcaaatttactatttattacaattttaatatattttgaagCATAAGTATATGCTTTGCTTTACAAGTACCGAGTTCAAATGAACCCAAAAACATAACGCACCATCCGCCCCTAGTGGTAGCTAGAGATTATTTGGATTATTGGTGTAATTTAACACGTGATAGTAGATTAGTTATTGTTTTACAAGAAATTTAACAAATCACCTGATTGATAAATATTATTTACACAACGTTAGTGTATACTTAACATAAATTTTACTCATTTCACTCACTTTTATTTGTCCAATTTTAAATTTTGCACACCAATACATAAAACTTAAACTTCCATATGACTTTTATGATTATGTTTGATGCATGCATAAATCCTCGAGAAAAGTCCAAGTTGATTTATACGTGCATAACACTTCGAAATTGTGGCAAATACAGTCAATGATAAGTTAGATTAGTCAATGAGTTAAAAATGTTAATTCTCGTGTACATGAAAAGTCTGTGAGGAAAAATTGGTAATCCAACAtgacaaattaaatattatagtCTAAATTTGTGTAGTTTTATTATTATAAGCATACACATcatccttttatttttaattgtcataattttctttttaaaagtcaaacaacataaattttgatcagcagtttaaaatataatttttcatcgtATTGATAGgagaaaaattacaatttatagtactttttgtatagtttttgaataagtaatctttattttaaaacatcaaattaaaataatctAATTTAGCCTTAAAAGTTAGTCAAACTGACTCTCAAAAAGTAAAATCTTGCAACTAAAAATAAACGAAGGAAGTAATATTATGGCTGATTTGTTCAATGAAATAGAGAAGGATTTGTTGATACAAGATTAAATGGTCCTATTCTGCACTTTGTATCGTTACAAAATCCATTCAAAACGGTCTCTTTATCTAATATCATACACTCTACTATGTTGTTGTATCATTATAAATTCAATTAATCtagaattcttttttatttatttttttaaaaagacacttTAAAATTTTCATCCTATAGTTTATATAATGGGAAATTTACGTAAAACTTATCTGTTATAGGtcactttattttgaaattttattatataaatcacAAGTAAATAGGTATAACCATCATGATGCAATTTTTCCTTTGGTAAACATAGAAATAGCGCTCACTGACCACTCGTGAGATGTCAAATTCCATAGGTCGACTGCAGGTTCAGGACATGATAGTGactatttttcaatttcaaatgcTGAAAACTATCTATTTGTACATTTTACCCCTATAAAGTATAAACTgccaaaaattgagttttttGAAAGATCAAAACTAAGTTCGAATGTCTCTAAAAACAAAACACTAACTTCCTTCTTTTAccaaaaatcaactcaaacaaaCAGACCTTGCAAACTCAACTTCTGCATATTTTCAAACAAACACTTATTGAAAGAATGAATTCTAGTGATCCATAAGAACAAAATTTGCTTTAATTTGAGAACTATGTTCTTTTTTTACCTTTTGTAGATATAGAAGAAATAAATAGgtgtaatatataaataaatatacaaggAAAATAGAAGGCAAGAGATCTTATTTTCTCGAAAACAAGCTCAGAATTTCATATCAGGCTTTCTCATCTGGACGCCAAAAGCCCTTTTTACCAACAAGAAACTGCTGTTGCTGTACAGTTACTGACCAACGAAGTGATTGTAGAATTGAGCTGAGCTTGTTAAGCACTGGCATTGTGTCCTGAACTAAAACATATCCACCTGGTCTTACTATTCTTTCAATCTCAGCAACTACTTCCACCATGTCGTATCTGTGAAAAGAGAGACCAAAAAGTTCGCCTCATGAGAAAATATTGGATACACCGTTAATGGAACAAGACTATGTACAAATGAAATCATAGTAGTTACGACCAAGGGTTGTGGTGTGATGGATAGGACCCCTCCACCCTTAGCCAGAGGTCTCGAGTTCAAGCTTTAAGAATGAAAAAGATCATGGTAAGGAGCCCTTTAATGCACCTTGCATAGCGTGGTCTAGATTGGTCAGGAACCCAAAATGGATACCAAACATTAGGTAAGAAGccactaaaaagaagaaaaaaagggcagcctggtGACTAAAGCTCCCTCTATGTGTGTAGTCCAGGGAAGGGTCGGACCACAAGGGCCTATTGTACATAGCCTTAAtcgcatttctgcaagaggctgtttccacggcTTAGACACATGACCCCTGGTCACAACAATT is from Capsicum annuum cultivar UCD-10X-F1 chromosome 5, UCD10Xv1.1, whole genome shotgun sequence and encodes:
- the LOC107871117 gene encoding non-classical arabinogalactan protein 30-like; protein product: MAMRIQFILIVSSLLMALGWFPLTFAYGRGPAQPVETTVVIEGMVYCQSCDAYGSWSLSGAKPVGSAKISVICKDHKKRVNFYKAFETNAYGYFYAELQGYKMGHSYLDHPLQSCHVKLVNSPQENCNVFSNINYGINGAPLRFEDKVIDRSDYKAVIYTAGPLAFRPTYCPPK